Within the Amaranthus tricolor cultivar Red isolate AtriRed21 chromosome 15, ASM2621246v1, whole genome shotgun sequence genome, the region AAACTCGGCATGAATGTTAATCAAAATCGAGAACGAatcgatattttttcaaaacattTGAACTCGAATCAAATCGACATTAATATGACAACGAAAACGTACCTGCCTAAAGTGACTTGCAACTAAAGTTGATCTGAATCAAATATGAACCAAGCCAATCAATTCCCCAAATAGAATCGATAAGATTTGATATTTGGCTAATCGAACCCAATCATCAACCATTTGAGATGAAACCAAATATGTACGTTGATCGGCCCATAGATAAACAAGAATTGAACGACAATACTTGAACCAACATATTAGACATACACTTATTGTTAACAATTATTATAATAGCAACATATTTTTACTTCAATTAAATTTGGATGAAACTAATGTCTAAGACATATAATGAGTTACCATTATATTGCCAATAatctaaatttatattttacgaACAACACTAGCTTCAAAGTATTACAAACTAAACTAGAATTAATTGAGCTTAATCTGAACTCGAGATTCAATTGTATTGAAATTAACATAAATCGGTAATTTTATCAATCATAAATGATTTCATGCAAATCGAAGTTAACCCGTAATcaaattttattgatattgaaaTTAACCCGCTATCGAAGATCAATCGACCCGCAACACATCTAACCTTGATATACCTTATTCAGCCCAACATCAACACATTCGAATCTTAACCAAACCCATTTTATGACCAATATCTACTAAACCCACCCTAAATCGATATCAACACaacttaatttgttaattaataatatcaaaACCGAATATGACTCAAATTGAACCATAAGTAAACCGAATGAGAATATTTACCAATTTGAAACCCACTGGAATTTCACTCAAACTGAAAAGCCAAATCATAATTCTGCAGAATTTAGTAACAAATATTGTGAATggtgataatgattttcaatcaacaaatattcaTCAGTTCTAAATTGGGGGGTTCAACCTAAAACTAAAAGCGTTTTTGCTTAATGAATAGAGCATTTGTATGTGAAGCAGAAAGTTTGGGGTTCGACCCCTACAAAGCGCAGGTATCAGTTTGAGGGTTTTTTGACTGCGCGTATCTCTCCTTTACTCCCTTCTTGGGGGAATGGGTATGATTTGTCCacatctttcaggaaaaagaaTTATCCACCACCGGAACTCTGTCTTGTGCGGAATATTGAAAGTGTCCTTTTTTAATTCATTAGTTCTAAATTACAATCTGCAACTTGCcattattcaaaatcaaaatttacttAAGTAGGGTAAGTACAATATGCAACACTTTTTTCAAAATCGAGTTTCATCTCATTTGAAACATgcctccttttttttattatcaaaaacTTGAATTCAATTCTTACCCACCAATAACGCCAACTATTATTCCCTCAGCCTACCATGCATGTAGCTAGAGAACATAGGTGTTCATTCAGATAATCGGGTTGATTTCGCGCTGGGTGTTTCAGATCGGTTTAAAATCGGATTTTGTGTATATATTAGTTCTTACATATTTGTAATTCCATTTTTAAATCAGGTCAAATTAAATTCTATTACAGAGTCGGATAAATATCAAATCATCAAATCTATTTAGATCTATTTTGAATATcgtaataaaagaaaatacccACACTTTCACATTTAATTAAcctccaaaaataaaatacacaATGACACAATAATGTGAAAAACAGAACAGTAAGATCTTTGGAAAGTTGATTGGTTGTACCCCACAACCGCAATCTTGActtgttctttttgtatttACTCAAAACATTACTCTGTCAACTCTTTAAACCCTCCAACTCCTTCTCTCAATTCTCATCTTCATCTTTGTCAGAAATACTCAAAAAGAAAAACctccaccttttttttttgaaaaaagtttttgtttgtttaataaccttaaacatAAATGAGGTCtcctttattttgatttttgttgcaATTCCATTTTCCGATTCCCAATTTCCAAATTCctgcatttatttattacaaTAAGTTATTATTCTTTCtagtcttcctttttcttctcaATTCTCTCATTTTTCCCATGATCTCAGACGGCAAAATACAATACCCAGATCAGTACTTGCCCTGCAGTACTTACCCACTTCTTCTCAACAAATAATTTGTGAATGGTCCTCTTATTTGGACTGTCTTCCATTATTGTTCTTTAAAGTGTTTTTCTGGGGTTTATATCTTCTCTTATTTTCTTCCCTTGCCCgctttaaatttcaaattttgaaacATTTTTCCTCCCTGATTTCAAGGTAATCATCtctatttttcttctttttgggttgatgataACTGTATTTGATGATcaaattatgggtttttatttctcttgtttGTACTTGCTGATTACgcaatcaatttttatttttattttcatgtatTCTTTCTGATATGATGATATTTTGATTTTAGATGTACTTTGTTTTTGTGTAATTTATTGTATTACACTTCTATGTATTTACATGTTCTGTGTGGTCcgtctattattttttttattaaatttttttgttgaaattaaaatttatgcaCTGGGAAAATCAGGACATATGAATATATGATGCTTATTCATCACATATGGTGTGATTCTGTGGAAAGTTAATATATTTTCCTTCTGCTTGATTAATTTTGTCAGGTTtctcttttgaattttttttgcgAAAAAGTGGGGGCATTTATTCTACACCCTGCTGATCTGCATAATGTTTCTTATGTGcttgttttttttcatttgatagtCTGATTGTTGTGATAATTGTCTTGACATTTTGATGTTTGTAGACTTGTAATTGATGAGAGATTATGGTGGGTTTTCTTTAAACACTCAAATGTTGAACTTTTTCTTGTGATTGTTTGCAGTTAGTGTATCACTATTGCTGAACACATTCCAGGAAATTAAGGAGAGAAAGGGTTTTGAAATAAGTGAAAATTGCTAGCAGGTATTCTTCTTCGTTTTCACCCCTCGTTTGAATGAACAAGAAAATAAACATTTTGCAAGCTTGTATTGTGTGAGACGGGTCCATATAACTAGCATATTTCTCTAATCGATCACTGTGAACttgtaaataatcactttaacagACTAAATGTATATGGGTCAGCTCAATAGAGATCGTcgcatttaagaatttgtgtttaggGTTACGGTGATCATGGGCATAAATGTCGTGTGGGATGCTTGACACAAGTTCGAGATATCTATAACTAAGTGTGAAGCGAATTTTGATTTGAAAAGCTCAAAACAATGCTTTAAAATACTTCACTACTTGCAGTTAGTAGTAAATTTAACATGCAATTTAGTTGTCAAGATTTGCAATGTACTTATGACTTATGAGGTTCTTAACGTCCTCTAGTGTCCCTTCCATTTTGCTACATTACGAAAATCAAAGTGAGAGCTTTCTGTGTATTGTTTAGCAAAAGCAAAAGGGCCGGTGGGAGTATGATCAAAAGCTTGTTTATGTTTTTGAACTTAAGTCCATTCTAAGCCTGAGCGCAGCTCAATATCATCCTGAATATATGACTTCGTACGATTAGCATTAAGCTTTCTAACATGTAAACAACAGTAATTTGTTTTTCTCTGGATGATATTGTTTGTATGATTATTCacggaaaaaaatttaaagttatgaCAGTGGATTAAGTATTTGCTTAGTTGGGTGGTGGGTCCATATCATCTGAGCTGACTGTACAATCATTTTCAACTATTTCTGTTTATTTACTCATAGAGTCATAGTGACTTCTGTTAATTTACTCATAGAGTTTAGTCATTAATTAAACAACTAGGAATACTGAGTAATACTATTGCTAAAAGCTTGTGACCTGTTTAGTGAACACTCTTTTCTCGGTCTTATTGAGAAAAACTGATGATTAAACTCTTTTCTGCATTTAGCTAAGTTATTTGGCGAAAAAGATGGCAACTGGAAGTCCATATTTTGATGAGCTTAGGGGAAAACCTGAAGTTATTGATCCTCCCTTGAGTGATGATACCATTGATGTTGTTGAGCATGTGATGGATCCTTCGCAAAGTGCttcaaaaacaaatttaacTGTATCAAGCAGTGTCAATGAGCTACTGGAGTGCCCAGTATGCCTAACTGCTATGTATCCTCCAATCCACCAGGTGAGGCTTCCTCTTATGCTTGCATTTCTGATGCTAAATTACATTTCTCATGTTTGGATTTAGTTTAGTGTAACTCCTGAACTCGGAAgatcttttttgttttgtttggagGGGAAGGAGGACGTTAATATTTGAAATTAGTGTACGAGGTACTTCCTGATTGTTGCATTGAAACACTGAACTAGGTTTATTAAAGTGTAGTATTAGGAATGGCAAAGCAGCTACCATCTGTTTCCTTCCCTTTTATGGTGGGTGGAAGCTGTGATTCTCGAATGGGATGAACTTTTGCCTTTTATCTAGCTTTCGAACGACTGGTTTCTTGCTGATTTGTGAAATCGTTGCCGCATAACTAATTTTGgcaaatgttaaaaaaatctaaCCTATACTCTTAAGAGTGCACTTCCTAGTTCCTAATGCCTACTTGTACTCATAGCTCAACCACTGATTTTGATCGTTGTGTCATCGGGAACACTAAAACTTCTCTGAATGGACAAAACTATTAggtttttgtataaattatggACTCTAAATCATTTAGTTTCTCCTTCTTCACCCCATGATTCCTCTCCCAGTGTCAATTTGCTTTTTTCAATGTGTTCTAATATAGATTTTTTTCTGACATTGTTTCTTAGAAATTTTGATCGAGGAATGTCTTCTTTGGAGATAGTTTATTATGCCTCTGAAAAATTTCTTGAGTATTCTTTGTGGAAACTGAAAACTTCAATTCTTTTGGGGTGATTTGATGAATTCTGTTTTTGTGATTGTATGTCCTTGTTTCTAAGTATTGGTGTTGTTTCTGCTGCAGTGTTCAAATGGCCACACAATATGTTCTGGTTGCAAGCCCAGGGTGCATAACCGGTGCCCAACTTGCAGACATGAGCTTGGTAATATTAGATGCCTTGCCTTGGAGAAGGTGGCTGCATCCCTTGAACTTCCatgtaaatatcaaagtttcgGATGCATTGGCATATATCCGTACTATAGCAAGCTAAAGCATGAATCCCAATGTTCTTTTCGACCCTATAACTGTCCTTATGCTGGATCAGAATGCACCGTCATTGGGGATATCCCATACCTGGTTGCCCACCTTAAGGATGATCATAAAGTTGACATGCACAATGGAAGCACATTTAACCATCGCTATGTGAAGTCAAATCCTCAGGAAGTTGAAAATGCTACTTGGATGCTTACAGTAAGCTTACTTAATTATGCAACTATACATCcattggaaatttttttttcgaatAGATAGGTTTGCGTTTTCTAATTTCCGTTGATTTCTCTAGATATGCCATTTGTTACCGAGTCAAACGATTATGCTCATGTATttatagaggtgttcaaaacacaTCCGATTATCCGAAGTTTACCCGACCTTATAACAAAACCCAATTTGACCTGACTTCAAAATTGATTAACAATTATCTAAAATACAATATGGGCATAAAATCCGATTTCAAACTGACCTGAAACACCTAACTCGAAATCAACCCAAtaacccaaatgaacacctctatgtATTCATATGATTAATGTATTTCCTTGTTCTTGCACTCTAGGTTTTCAGCTGCTTTGGGCAATACTTCTGCCTTCATTTTGAAGCGTTCCAGCTCGGTTTGGCTCCTGTTTACATTGCTTTCTTGCGATTCATGGGGGATGACAATGATgcaaagaattacacttacagcCTTGAGGTAGGAGGAAATGGAAGAAAGTTGAGTTGGCAAGGTGTGCCTAGGAGCATTAGGGATAGCCATCGTAAAGTGCGTGACAGCTTTGATGGGCTCATAATCCAGCGAAATATGGCCCTTTTCTTTTCGGGTGGTGATCGGAAGGAGTTGAAACTGAGGGTGACCGGAAGAATTTGGAAAGAACAGTGAATGCAGTTCTCTTAAGATTTCCGTTCTTTTGATTTCAAACGCTATTAGTTAGAAGTACTAAATTGTATCAACATGTTGTAGTATCAGTAGAATTCATCTCTTCATGTATTTCCAAGTTTGTAAAGGAGCAAACCCTCTTTGCTGGCCTGTGCATCACGCCAATACATGACTGAGACAATGTCATCAACTGCATGTGAAATATGTTAAATTCTTTTAGCAATATGTTAAATATACCCAATTGTTGTTTCGCATTTTCTTGTGAAGATCATGTAATACTTCTTTTGTTGTTGTGTATGCGCCTCTGTACAGAGATTTGGTTCAAGGAATGG harbors:
- the LOC130800620 gene encoding E3 ubiquitin-protein ligase DIS1-like; translated protein: MATGSPYFDELRGKPEVIDPPLSDDTIDVVEHVMDPSQSASKTNLTVSSSVNELLECPVCLTAMYPPIHQCSNGHTICSGCKPRVHNRCPTCRHELGNIRCLALEKVAASLELPCKYQSFGCIGIYPYYSKLKHESQCSFRPYNCPYAGSECTVIGDIPYLVAHLKDDHKVDMHNGSTFNHRYVKSNPQEVENATWMLTVFSCFGQYFCLHFEAFQLGLAPVYIAFLRFMGDDNDAKNYTYSLEVGGNGRKLSWQGVPRSIRDSHRKVRDSFDGLIIQRNMALFFSGGDRKELKLRVTGRIWKEQ